The DNA sequence CAGGTCTGCTTGCGCCAGAATCCGCGTACGCAGCTCTGCTTCGCCTATTTTCGGCTTAAGCTGCCAGATGCCCATGACAGAATGTGACCAACCTCCCCCACTCTCATCCGGTCGCTCCATTACGACAACCCACAAACCGCTCCACGATCATCGACCCTAAATTGAAGCTATCCCTCAGTCATAGTAGAGTCCCGTATGGAGTACTGCGGGCCTTGCGACCAGCATTTTGGAACTCCGAAGTCCCTTCAGCAGCACCTTGAGAGCAGTAGGCACTCGCAAACATATTGCTCACGATGCAAGAAACTCTTCCCACACGCTGGGGCCAAGCAGCAACACATCGCCCACTCTCGCCAGCACCATGTCTGCCACAATTGCCTCCAGAAGCCTGATTTTCGCAatgaggatgagctggatgagcATCTGGAAATGAAGCACAGCATTTGCGTTCCCTGTGATCTCGCTTTCGGCAGCTCGAACCAGCTCGCTCAGCATGATGTTGCTATGCACAACAAATGTGAATCGTGCGGAACGTACTTGGAATCCCCGTCGAACCTGAAAAACGTAAGTCTCGTTCAATATTCCTAGCTAACTTAGTACATAGCTAACTCTCTCAGCATCGCAAAACCCATGCTGAAAAGACCGTCGAGTGCCTGGGATGCTCGAGGGCATTCATCTCGGACTCGGCAATGGTGTTGCATCTCGAAGCTGCATCATGCGAGTCTGGTGCGGATGAAGACTTCGTCGCCGAGGTGGCATTCGCCTGTTATCAATCAGACCGATACGTTAGCAAAAATCCCGACTTTGACTTTCAATGCCCTACTTGCGATACGCTTTTCTCGTTCATGAGCGGCCTTTTGCAACATGCTGAGAGCGATGCTTGCGAGGAGCACTTGGGGAGGAACACGGCGCTAGGGAAATTTCTCCACTACCTACGACTGCGCCTGAGGGAACTGTGATGCACGCCTTTGACCATCCCCTTTGTGATCTAGACAGTTTTGTTCTTAAATTTTATCTTTATTGTTTGTTTACCGCACtgccatctccttggcaagcTCAAACTCCGCACCCTGTACCGTACCTTGATCAGttcgccgccgctgccccTTGCTTCCTACCAAACCTTGACTTCTACTACGCGCAACATCTGCAGCTGTCACCTGCACCGGCAATGGAAAGCTTTCATTCTGTCGTGCTCCATTAGTGACGGCCTTGCTACGCCTTGATGGGGATCCTgactctctcctcctccgaaaGCGGCTGAGCTTTGTCAGTAGACTTGAACTCGTATTTTTCGCCCTTGCGACGAATGCAGATGTAGACCTCAGCATCATATCCCTGGTGAACTTCGAACCCGTTCTTTTTAAAAGTACACCATCTTTTCATGAAGTTTTCATTACTTCGGTCTCTCTTATTTACCTTGGTGTTCTTATCAACAGCCGTCGTCAAATCATACAGGGTAGCTCTGCGATCAATAGCCATCGTTGGAGTATGGAGCTGAAGAGGCTGGGGTGGCAATCCGGATGCTCGAGGCAGGTATATGTACCTGGCCAGCTTGCTTTGGGTGCCAGAAATGGCACCCAAAGCTTTGTATTGTGTTTCAAAGGGTCTATTTCAAGGTCCAAGGGTCGCGCTTTGTGGTCCTGCTTTGTGGTTCTGCTTTGTGTCAGGTAGCTGTTGTCGGCTTCCTGGTATCTTGAATCGGACCCCACGCTATTTGTGGGCCGGCTGGCTGACACCTCCGACGGCCATAGCCATGCCTTGCCCTGAAAATGACGTGCCGCCCTTGGGGTCGAATTTGTTTGCCGCGGCCAGGCTGGAGCGCAGGTGTGTCGACAGAGGGTATACCTCTAGGCAGCAGCGGAGGCCTCGGTACCCTGCAGTCTTGCGCAATTCACCAACGCGGTAGCTCTGTACATTAGACCATCACTCACAAAACGAAGCCCAAACGTCCAATATGAAAGCCTTGAGACgaccaccaagaccatcgacACTCGATCACCGGTCGGCGTTGTTTCCCCACGCCTCAGGTTGTTGTTCTGACGGTGTTGGTCAGCCGCTAAAATGGCTCCCTTGGCCGGATTCGAACCGACTGCCTCTGTGAGGAGGCCCAGGCAAGAACCCATCGTACACCCCTCTCGGCACGAGCAAATGAGTGGCGGCGATTATCCGCTCAAGTAATGTGCTGCCGCCTGAGGCACAGCATCTGTCAACGCATCTGCGCCCTGGCCTCGCCCCAGAAAAGATGGCTCAGGCTGTTGGAGCATGGGGAAAAGGATGCTGACTACCGCTACCGTGCCATCAATTTGCCGATATTGTACCGATGAGCCCACCCACTTCTGGCTCGAGTCTCCCTGAGAGCTTCCTCTCTCCACTAAAATCCCAGCACAACGCGACAGAAGAGGCGAGCCGCCATGACAGATCAATCGCGATCAATCATCAAAGACCACCCGATCGGCGATGGGCTTGACTCCTTCCATGTCTCGTTTCAATCGATCTGCCATGAAAAGGGCTTCTCACGTTCTCCTAGCTCGCTGGACCAGCTTGACCACGAAGGTACGTGATCAGTTCTTTTTACAACGTCCTCCGCTGACTCCAGCAGGCCTTCAAAGAGTCGTCTTAGCTCTCTTGTCAGCGGTGCAAACCCTTCCAGCTGCTCGCCTCCTTCCTGCTATAGCGCGCCGTGGCACACTCTGAAAGAGGAGCTTGGCCCTATGTATGTGTAAAGACGTTGACGAACTATACAGTAGAATATCGCTTTTGCGTCTCTCGCTAATGGGTGCACACCATAGGGCCACCCAACCGCCAAGTTAAAAGCACGGGCAGGCTCAGTGTCTTCTAAAATTAGCCCAGGACTGGTCATGCTAAAGTTAGGGCGACAGCGCGCTGCTTCACCAATGGCAAAAAAAGATCCAAGACTTCTAAATTAAGCTCCCTAAGACCACTCTTCTGTGTCGGTCCCTTTCTTTCTCAGCCGCACCGTGCCCTACCTGTCCTGTATGGCTCGAGGCATTCGTGACCCCGTTGAGGGACTGGAGTCTCGCCCACATGCACGCCATTTGGTGCCAACATCAGCCCAAGTGGGTTGCTGCAATTCGCCCAGGAACAGCCGCGCGAGAGCCAGGGACAGACAGACGCTAATTTTATGGTAGTAAGATCCAAGGGTTCTAAAATTATCTTCCAAAGACCCGCTCGGATTTATGCCACCGTCTCTCCTTGAACAAACCTGTCGTTGGACTGGTTGACAACCCTCTCGCCTCCTGAGAAATGACGCAACGCACGCAGATGGTTACACAAATGGGCTCGGGACCTCGTGATCCACCCGCCCCCACGCGAAACACCGTCACCGTCCATGACCGTTGTGATTGCATCGGAAGCAAAAGGCTTGCTATCCCCAGTATATACCATGGCGGTTCGTAAAGCTCTTTATTCTCCACCAATCCTATGTCCGTTGGCAAATAGCTCCGTGCCTCCCTGCCCCATCCTTGCCCCCACAACCAAGGCCTTGCTCGCGTCTTCCCCCGGATCTCGTTCGACCAAGGATTGACTGTGCGTGATCACCACGATCCAGCCGACCACCGTCTGCGATATGACGCCGCACCACCTGATTACAGCCGCCTGGCCCGCCTTGTCCAGGTTGTCAAACACCTCGTCAACGAGCACGTAGTGCGCGCGGTGTGCACTTCTAGCCCGCGCTAGCTGCAACAGTGCGAAGAAGAGCGCTAGGTCGACGCGCTTGCGCTCGCCACTTGAGCGCTTGCTATAGGCGAGCGAGGGGTGAATAGCAAGGGTGGGACCGAGAACGGATCCCGAGAGGGATGTATCGATCATATCGTCGGCGGACTCAGAGTCGAACAGTGAACGCAGCATCCCCGTTGCCATGTGCGCGTGGCGCGTGTCATGGTACAGCACCGTAAGGACCTGCGCGAGGAGTGCGTTGAGCTCCGATAATGACTTCACGAGGATGTGCTCGCGGAAGTTGGCCGTTGCCTTCGTCGTGGAGCtgggcgaggaagacgaagaggcgCGGCAGGTGCGCTTTGCCAGGGCGGAGGACCAAAAGACGAAGAGCTCGCGATTAGCGGCAAGCTCTTGCAGCTTGATGGCCAGCGCGTCGTATTCCGAGCGTAGGGAGTGCAGAGATGACTGCTCGGTTTCAGCCAGGCACTTGTATGTGGCTGCGTCGCGTTGCTTGATCGTGGCCTGTTGCTGCAAGGCTTCGCATGCCTTTTGAGCCCGGATGACCTGCGCAAGCTGCTCGCTAATCATGATGGCGTGGTTAGTACTCAGCTTTTCCTCGTGATTTAGGCTCTGCAACCGCGACGTGCTTGTCTTGATGTCTCGACGGAGACTGTTAATGGCCGCTTCCTGATCATGGTTTTGGGTGCTGGTTGTTCCCCGAGGGCGGTCCTTTGGAGTCCCGAATGTGCGCAAGAGGCCCCTAAAGGTCACCAGAAGGACGCGGAGAATGGAGGTCTCTATGGCGTTAAAGAGTTTGCGCAGGCCTATGGGGTGAGCCGCGGTAATGGCCTCGAGTCTTTGACTGAGTTGCTGCTGTAGCCAGCCTTGCCATGATGTCGACTCGGCATGCTTCTGTTCCTGCATCTGGGCATAAGAGCCCTTTAGCCGTTGTAAATTCTCTTGCTCGGTGTGGATTTGATTCTGCAGCGCCAAAATCTGAATGCGAAAGTCCATGTTGAGCTCGGGGGCCTGGGTTCCTTTGCTTGCATGGTGTTGAATGGCTGACTCTAAAGATGCgacagcctcctccgcctcatctTCGAGTCGTTTCTGTGTCCGGTCCAGATCTTCGAGCCGTAGTTCATTGTATTCTATCGTCCGGATCAAACCTTCTAGCTTGCCCTCCACCTTGTTCACGTCGGCGTCGATGTCCTTGAGCAGTAGCCTCGACACCTGCTCGCACTGATCTAACATCGACAGCCCAAGCGATGTCTCGATCAGGTCGCGCCGCTGCGCTGGCGTCGAGTTCAGAAAGCTCGCTGCACTCTCGTGGCTTAGCACGACCGTCCTGACGTATGTCTCGTAGTCGGTGCCAAGCAGCTCGTTGATGGCCACCTGCGTTGTGCGCGCGTCTGGGTGCTCgagctgcggctgcggctcgCCATATAGTGAGATGACGACGCGGTTTCTGTGGATCTTGTGCTTGCGATACCGTGCAATGGCGTATCCGTTGGCGAATTCCAGCTTGACGGAGCAGTTCTTGCCTACATTGTCGTTGACGACGTCGTTGGCCGCTAGCCCGCCGCGAATGCATCGCCCGAACTGACACCacgccatggcctcgacgagcGTGCTCTTACCGGAGCCATTGTCGCCGACCAGGAAGGTCAATCCGCGCGGGAGGTCTTGTCGGAAGtcaatgttgatggtgttCTGTACGCC is a window from the Fusarium keratoplasticum isolate Fu6.1 chromosome 5, whole genome shotgun sequence genome containing:
- a CDS encoding AAA-23 domain-containing protein translates to MRAPSARTVQWLLLSDLHFKHHDLDRVRRTAQWIVAEAERNQVRRAVVCGDLLTSRTMQPTHVLSACYRFISLLSDIVPRVHIVLGNHDLAFRRDYQTTALDAVNIKRLAPYVLLHSVVAHHEWDGRRVLLLPFREEQNELTEAVAALGPNEASRTVAFAHLAINKAITQRHVVGAGVDNPRAATSITHRGLTGPNRFASLARTFTGHFHSHQTITQEQSGSNKVNLQGSITYLGSPLQLNWADLYDEQRGVVLFDPETLEHELLINPHAVGYITADLQQVLSGQVDEGAVTDKHVMLIGKLTHLKYVTARDKLLSLGVRSVRSWTPMGLALHADRSSSGGLGASVPASDAAVQPLEDPTRDEADLAITTDGVSGSDPGSEPRAERLDLAVEAREYVESLDLDESLLLRRDELVRVGQRMIQVSREIADQDSENKVNYQDFLDRSSQVVGTRTATELAGPSTHVFVAEPRTLTITNFLGVQNTINIDFRQDLPRGLTFLVGDNGSGKSTLVEAMAWCQFGRCIRGGLAANDVVNDNVGKNCSVKLEFANGYAIARYRKHKIHRNRVVISLYGEPQPQLEHPDARTTQVAINELLGTDYETYVRTVVLSHESAASFLNSTPAQRRDLIETSLGLSMLDQCEQVSRLLLKDIDADVNKVEGKLEGLIRTIEYNELRLEDLDRTQKRLEDEAEEAVASLESAIQHHASKGTQAPELNMDFRIQILALQNQIHTEQENLQRLKGSYAQMQEQKHAESTSWQGWLQQQLSQRLEAITAAHPIGLRKLFNAIETSILRVLLVTFRGLLRTFGTPKDRPRGTTSTQNHDQEAAINSLRRDIKTSTSRLQSLNHEEKLSTNHAIMISEQLAQVIRAQKACEALQQQATIKQRDAATYKCLAETEQSSLHSLRSEYDALAIKLQELAANRELFVFWSSALAKRTCRASSSSSPSSTTKATANFREHILVKSLSELNALLAQVLTVLYHDTRHAHMATGMLRSLFDSESADDMIDTSLSGSVLGPTLAIHPSLAYSKRSSGERKRVDLALFFALLQLARARSAHRAHYVLVDEVFDNLDKAGQAAVIRWCGVISQTVVGWIVVITHSQSLVERDPGEDASKALVVGARMGQGGTELFANGHRIGGE